In Chromobacterium rhizoryzae, one genomic interval encodes:
- a CDS encoding alpha/beta hydrolase family protein: MLIQASRAAAPQTMAADEPARSHAAASPISARLSQTANRADAPAPTRTAPRANPLDGLCAPQPLERLNPEPARQRLKDSALLANFPYSRDLDSLRATQWSPDAELARLLAKGSKLEFQPQQARLMDPESGLVAYVFRNKAEGDIRLVFGGTTSGRGVGGLAQRNLKNLASVARQWRANIGNAAFGGRPACYAQAAQLTRKLQSLAAGLPLMRSGEPGYTVSTGGHSLGGGMAAYAAMQLSTPQRPVRPRPAKRTAGAARQRSGSGARGRGPYPSLLRPGRSGAGAGRAVAGAPRRPALSAAGQPPGRRQPPGPP; the protein is encoded by the coding sequence ATGCTCATTCAAGCTTCCCGCGCCGCCGCGCCCCAAACCATGGCAGCGGACGAACCCGCCCGCTCCCACGCCGCCGCCAGTCCGATATCGGCGCGGCTCAGCCAGACGGCCAACCGCGCGGACGCCCCCGCCCCGACGCGGACCGCGCCGCGCGCCAATCCGCTGGACGGCCTCTGCGCGCCGCAGCCGCTGGAGCGGCTCAACCCCGAGCCGGCCCGGCAAAGACTCAAGGACAGCGCCCTGCTCGCCAACTTCCCCTATAGCCGGGATCTGGACAGCCTGCGCGCCACCCAATGGAGCCCGGACGCGGAACTGGCGCGGCTGCTGGCCAAGGGCAGCAAACTAGAGTTTCAGCCCCAGCAGGCGCGCCTGATGGACCCGGAAAGCGGCCTGGTGGCCTATGTGTTCCGCAACAAGGCCGAGGGGGACATCCGCCTGGTCTTCGGCGGCACCACCAGCGGCCGCGGCGTGGGCGGCCTCGCCCAGCGCAATCTGAAAAACCTGGCCAGCGTGGCGCGGCAGTGGCGCGCCAACATCGGCAACGCCGCCTTTGGCGGCCGCCCCGCCTGCTACGCCCAGGCCGCCCAGCTCACCCGCAAGCTGCAAAGCCTGGCCGCCGGCCTGCCGCTGATGCGCAGCGGCGAGCCCGGCTACACCGTCAGCACCGGCGGCCACTCGCTGGGCGGCGGCATGGCCGCCTACGCGGCGATGCAGCTGTCCACCCCGCAGCGCCCAGTTCGGCCGCGGCCTGCAAAACGAACTGCTGGCGCGGCACGGCAACGATCTGGATCAGGCGCGCGCGGCCGCGGCCCATATCCGTCATTACTGCGTCCAGGGCGATCTGGTGCCGGCGCTGGACGGGCTGTTGCCGGTGCGCCACGTCGGCCAGCTCTATCTGCTGCCGGCCAACCGCCAGGCCGACGACAGCCGCCTGGGCCGCCATGA
- a CDS encoding GNAT family N-acetyltransferase, which produces MEMETERLWLRQWRDEDLAPFVAMGRDPEVMRYFPALLSAEDSAEGMERQRGLIATRGWGLWALEEKASGDFLGFVGLAVPRAELPCMPCVEAGWRLRRVSWGRGYASEAARRALAFGFETLGLDEIVSFTALPNLPSQRLMQRLGMRNAGRDFDHPALAPGHPLRRHCLYLLSAAEWAAAPPEA; this is translated from the coding sequence ATGGAGATGGAGACGGAGCGTTTATGGCTGCGCCAATGGCGGGACGAAGATCTGGCGCCCTTCGTCGCCATGGGGCGGGATCCGGAGGTGATGCGTTATTTTCCGGCGCTGCTGAGCGCCGAGGACAGCGCGGAAGGCATGGAACGCCAGCGCGGCTTGATCGCGACGCGCGGCTGGGGGCTATGGGCGCTGGAGGAGAAAGCGTCCGGGGACTTCCTCGGTTTCGTCGGCCTGGCGGTGCCGCGCGCGGAATTGCCGTGCATGCCCTGCGTGGAGGCGGGCTGGCGGCTGCGGCGCGTATCCTGGGGCCGGGGCTACGCCTCCGAGGCCGCGCGTCGGGCGCTGGCCTTCGGTTTCGAGACCTTGGGCCTGGACGAAATCGTGTCTTTCACCGCCTTGCCCAATCTGCCGTCGCAGCGGCTGATGCAGCGGCTGGGCATGCGCAACGCCGGACGGGATTTCGATCATCCGGCCCTGGCGCCCGGGCATCCGCTGCGGCGGCATTGCCTGTATCTGTTGTCGGCGGCGGAGTGGGCCGCGGCGCCGCCCGAGGCTTGA
- a CDS encoding substrate-binding periplasmic protein, which yields MRRVLSMLLFCGAAWAAQPETWRIAGDIQFAPYSYQNDAGAKPQGLDVDIVQAVMAEARIPYQLHLYPWERVKQMLGNGDVDMAFQFAGTAERRGQYELAGPIRTGRTVFMVLKQHGLQNWSTLADLAPLTIGQVHGYAYESAFDRAQLKRDASATNPEQLLLMLLAGRIDLIVGDRGQLLYYARQLRALPNVRILPKPLVEMPRFVAFAKGDSRAVQFNAALARLQQSGKLQTIYNHWQQ from the coding sequence ATGAGGCGTGTGTTGAGCATGCTGTTGTTTTGCGGGGCGGCCTGGGCGGCCCAGCCGGAGACCTGGCGCATCGCCGGCGACATCCAGTTCGCGCCCTATAGCTACCAGAACGACGCCGGCGCCAAACCCCAGGGCCTGGACGTGGACATTGTCCAGGCGGTGATGGCGGAAGCCAGAATCCCCTATCAGTTGCACCTCTACCCCTGGGAACGCGTCAAGCAGATGCTGGGCAACGGCGATGTGGACATGGCTTTTCAGTTCGCCGGCACCGCCGAGCGGCGCGGCCAGTACGAACTGGCCGGCCCGATACGCACCGGCCGCACCGTGTTCATGGTCTTGAAGCAGCACGGCCTGCAAAACTGGAGCACCCTGGCCGACCTGGCCCCGCTGACCATAGGCCAGGTTCACGGCTACGCCTATGAATCCGCCTTCGACAGGGCCCAGCTCAAGCGCGACGCCAGCGCCACCAATCCCGAACAGCTGCTGCTGATGCTGCTGGCCGGCCGCATCGACCTGATCGTCGGCGACCGCGGCCAGCTGCTCTACTACGCCCGCCAGCTGCGCGCCTTGCCCAATGTGCGCATCCTGCCCAAACCGCTGGTGGAAATGCCGCGCTTCGTCGCCTTCGCCAAGGGCGACAGCCGCGCCGTCCAATTCAACGCCGCGCTGGCCCGGCTGCAGCAAAGCGGAAAACTGCAAACGATTTACAACCACTGGCAGCAATGA
- a CDS encoding PTS fructose transporter subunit IIC, with product MNLLAIIASGERSTQGRLAAEALRQAAQGLGHSLSLELDGAPPLDAAEIAAAQAALLIGPAADPRLDGLPALRLSLDQALADPADAVRRAAALSAPQTEALRIVAVTSCPTGIAHTFMAAEGLSQAAQALGHAIRVETQGSVGAQSALSAGEIAEADLVLIAADTQVELSRFHGKRLFQSGTKAAINDGRALLRRAIAEAAPHRPDAAGAAPEKPASERSGPYKHLMTGVSFMLPFVTAGGIMIALAFALGGIYAFDDANKGTLAWALFQIGAKSAFALMVPILAGYIAYSIANRPGIAPGMVGGMLAASLGSGFLGGIIAGFIAGYGTDWLNRKIQLGRNLDGLKPVLILPVLGSLLVGLLMIYVIGGPVAALLGMLTEALKSLQGSSALVLGAIIGAMMAFDMGGPVNKAAYAFSTGLIASQVYTPMAAAMAAGMTPPLGIALATKLFADRFSADEREAGKAAGVLGLAFISEGAIPFAARDPLRVIPALMLGSAVAGAISMLAGVELKVPHGGVFVLPIPNAVSHLGLYLLALLAGTAVTAIALRALKKPAQPAAA from the coding sequence ATGAACCTACTTGCCATCATCGCCTCCGGCGAACGCAGCACCCAGGGCCGGCTGGCCGCGGAAGCGCTGCGCCAGGCCGCCCAAGGGCTCGGGCATTCTCTCAGCCTGGAACTGGACGGCGCGCCGCCGCTGGACGCGGCCGAAATCGCCGCCGCCCAGGCCGCGCTCCTGATCGGCCCCGCCGCCGATCCGCGCCTGGACGGCCTGCCCGCGCTCCGCCTGAGCCTGGACCAGGCCCTGGCCGATCCTGCCGACGCCGTCCGCCGGGCCGCGGCCCTGAGCGCCCCGCAAACCGAAGCGCTGCGCATCGTCGCCGTCACCTCCTGCCCCACCGGCATCGCCCACACCTTCATGGCGGCGGAGGGCCTGAGCCAGGCCGCCCAGGCGCTGGGCCACGCCATCCGCGTGGAAACCCAGGGCTCGGTGGGCGCGCAGAGCGCGCTCAGCGCCGGCGAGATCGCCGAAGCCGATCTGGTACTGATCGCCGCCGACACCCAGGTGGAGCTGAGCCGCTTCCACGGCAAGCGCCTGTTCCAGAGCGGCACCAAGGCCGCCATCAACGACGGCCGGGCGCTGCTGCGCCGCGCCATCGCCGAGGCCGCGCCCCACCGGCCGGACGCCGCCGGCGCCGCGCCGGAAAAACCGGCCAGCGAACGCAGCGGCCCGTACAAGCACCTGATGACCGGCGTTTCCTTCATGCTGCCCTTCGTCACCGCCGGCGGCATCATGATCGCGCTGGCTTTCGCGCTGGGCGGCATCTACGCCTTCGACGACGCCAACAAGGGCACCCTGGCCTGGGCGCTATTCCAGATCGGCGCCAAATCCGCCTTCGCGCTGATGGTGCCCATCCTCGCCGGCTATATCGCCTACTCCATCGCCAACCGTCCCGGCATCGCGCCCGGCATGGTGGGCGGCATGCTGGCCGCCAGCCTGGGCTCCGGCTTTCTCGGCGGCATCATCGCCGGCTTCATCGCCGGCTACGGCACCGACTGGCTGAACCGCAAGATCCAGCTGGGCCGCAATCTGGACGGCCTCAAGCCCGTGCTCATCCTGCCGGTGCTGGGCTCGCTGCTGGTGGGCCTCTTGATGATCTACGTGATCGGCGGCCCGGTGGCCGCCCTGCTGGGCATGCTGACCGAGGCGCTGAAGAGCTTGCAAGGCAGCAGCGCGCTGGTCCTGGGCGCCATCATCGGCGCGATGATGGCCTTCGACATGGGCGGCCCGGTCAACAAGGCCGCCTACGCCTTCTCCACCGGCCTGATCGCCAGCCAGGTCTATACGCCGATGGCCGCGGCCATGGCCGCCGGCATGACGCCGCCGCTGGGCATCGCGCTGGCCACCAAGCTGTTCGCCGACCGCTTCAGCGCCGACGAGCGCGAGGCCGGCAAGGCCGCCGGCGTGTTGGGCCTGGCCTTCATCAGCGAAGGCGCCATTCCCTTCGCCGCGCGCGATCCGCTGCGGGTGATCCCCGCGCTGATGCTGGGTTCCGCCGTGGCCGGCGCCATCTCCATGCTGGCCGGCGTGGAGCTGAAAGTGCCGCACGGCGGCGTCTTCGTACTGCCCATCCCCAACGCCGTCAGCCACCTGGGCCTCTATCTGCTGGCCTTGCTGGCCGGCACCGCCGTCACCGCGATCGCGCTGCGCGCGCTGAAAAAGCCCGCCCAGCCCGCCGCGGCCTGA
- the pfkB gene encoding 1-phosphofructokinase, whose amino-acid sequence MSARVHTLTLNPALDQTIALTRLTPGAVNLAQSASSNAGGKGVNVASCLADWGAPVSVCGLLGRNNSEAFEQLFLDKRIADHMLRLPGDTRVNIKLADLSSGDTTDINLPGIAAGEAQLEQVGAELAARLRPGDIVALCGSLPPGLPANSYLRLCRLLRPLGARLLLDSSGEALSQALDGDAPPHCVKPNRHELEHWAGRALPDTAAVLDGARGLLQRGVEQVVVSLGADGALFAGRDHALLAALPAQQPLSTVGAGDALVAGLAAARLDGLDREAEARLAVAFAAAKLARVGPHLPPPEQVRALAAQVRLRNLG is encoded by the coding sequence ATGAGCGCGCGCGTCCACACCCTCACCCTCAATCCGGCGCTGGACCAGACCATCGCCCTGACCCGGCTGACGCCCGGCGCGGTCAACCTGGCGCAAAGCGCCAGCAGCAACGCCGGCGGCAAGGGCGTCAACGTGGCCAGCTGCCTGGCGGACTGGGGCGCGCCGGTAAGCGTCTGCGGCCTGCTGGGCCGCAACAACAGCGAAGCCTTCGAACAGTTGTTCCTGGACAAGCGCATCGCCGACCACATGCTGCGCCTGCCCGGCGACACCCGGGTCAACATCAAGCTGGCCGACCTCTCCAGCGGCGACACCACCGACATCAATCTGCCCGGCATCGCCGCCGGCGAAGCGCAGCTGGAACAAGTGGGCGCCGAACTGGCCGCCCGGCTGCGCCCCGGCGACATCGTGGCCTTGTGCGGCAGCCTGCCGCCCGGCCTGCCCGCCAACAGCTATCTGCGGCTGTGCCGGCTGCTGCGGCCGCTGGGCGCGCGGCTGCTGCTGGACAGCAGCGGCGAGGCGCTGAGCCAGGCGCTGGACGGCGACGCGCCGCCGCATTGCGTCAAGCCCAACCGCCACGAACTGGAGCACTGGGCCGGCCGCGCCCTGCCCGACACCGCCGCGGTGCTGGACGGCGCGCGCGGGCTGCTGCAACGCGGCGTGGAACAGGTGGTGGTGTCGCTGGGCGCGGACGGCGCGCTGTTCGCCGGCCGCGACCACGCGCTGCTGGCCGCCTTGCCCGCGCAACAACCGCTCAGCACCGTGGGCGCCGGCGACGCGCTGGTGGCCGGCCTCGCCGCCGCGCGGCTGGACGGACTGGACCGCGAGGCCGAAGCCCGGCTGGCGGTGGCCTTCGCCGCCGCCAAGCTGGCGCGCGTCGGCCCGCACCTGCCGCCGCCGGAACAAGTGCGCGCGCTGGCGGCGCAAGTCCGGCTGCGAAACCTGGGCTAA